The following coding sequences lie in one Rutidosis leptorrhynchoides isolate AG116_Rl617_1_P2 chromosome 4, CSIRO_AGI_Rlap_v1, whole genome shotgun sequence genomic window:
- the LOC139844128 gene encoding small ribosomal subunit protein uS7-like → MEGATIVDDGKSRSDILLFNRWSYDDVQVPDLSVEDYITATASKHPKFMPHSAGRYQARRFRKAQCPIVERLTNSLMMHGRNNGKKLMAVRIVKHAMEIIHLLTDANPIQIIVDAVINSGPREDATRIGSAGVVRRQAVDISPLRRVNQAIYLLTTGARESAFRNVKTIAECLADELINAAKGSSNSYAIKKKDEIERVAKANR, encoded by the exons ATGGAGGGCGCAACTATTGTTGATGACGGTAAATCTCGCTCTGATATTTTGTTATTCAACCGATGGAGCTACGACGACGTTCag GTTCCTGATCTTTCTGTTGAGGATTACATCACTGCGACTGCTTCAAAGCACCCTAAATTCATGCCTCATTCAGCTGGAAGGTACCAAGCAAGGCGATTCAGGAAGGCTCAGTGCCCAATTGTTGAGCGTTTGACCAACTCCCTCATGATGCACGGGAGAAACAATGGTAAGAAGTTGATGGCTGTTCGCATTGTTAAACACGCTATGGAGATTATTCATCTCTTGACTGACGCCAACCCCATTCAAATCATCGTTGATGCTGTCATCAACAG TGGACCGAGAGAAGATGCTACAAGAATTGGTTCTGCTGGTGTTGTAAGGCGTCAGGCTGTTGATATCTCGCCTTTAAGGCGTGTTAACCAGGCTATCTATCTTCTTACAACCGGTGCCCGAGAAAGTGCGTTCCGGAATGTCAAGACTATTGCTGAGTGTCTTGCTGATGAGCTTATCAATGCTGCTAAGGGTTCTTCTAACAG TTATGCAATCAAGAAGAAAGATGAGATCGAGCGAGTCGCCAAGGCTAATCGTTAA